CGTGCGCGCCTTTCCGGTCCGCTGCTCGATCGTATCGATCTGGTGGTCGAGGTGCCGGCGGTGTCCTACGAGGACCTTGCCGAGGCCTCCCGCGGCGAGTCGAGTGCAGCTGTCCGCGCCCGGGTGCTTCGGGCGCGAGCGTTGCAGGTCGAGCGTCAGGGCATGCCGAACGCCGCGCTCGCGCCGGCGCAGGTGGACGCCTGCTGCGTGCCTGACGCGGCGGGGGCGGCCTTGCTGGCACAGGCCATGAGCCGCCTCAATCTGTCGGCGCGCGCCTATCACCGGGTGCTGCGGGTTGCGCGCACGCTCGCCGACCTGAATGAAGTCGCACAGCCCGGCGCCGCGCACATGGCAGAAGCCATTCAGTACCGGCGGGGGCTGGCTTCGCACTGAGCGTACGGAGTGTCCGTCGGGGCTCAGGCCCCGGCGTCTATCGGTTCTCCAGATAACGGCGCCAGCTGCCGAAATGGCTGATGTCGGTTGCGCCCTCGATACCGCTCGGCTCACAGATGAAGCCGGTTTCCTGGCGGCCATCGGCGAGCGTGACCTTGCCCAGTCCGAGCGGGGCGGGGATGCCCGCCAGGAAGGTGCCCAGTTCGGCAGCAGGCAGTTCCCAGACTTCGACTTCGATGGCGGCGCCCCCTTGCGAAACCCGCACCATGCCGGGCCGGAACGGTAGGCCGCCGGCGAGTGCATAGAGCTTGTAATGCGGACTGCTGACGGTGCGCTCGATCAACTGGGCGCCACGCGAGGTGAGCTGGTGGTTGAGCGGAAGTCCTTTCAGGTGGGCGCCGCAGACGACGACGCGCAGGCGGTCGTGCTGCGCGACCGAAGCCAGCGCCGGCAAGGCGCTCTCGTGTCCGCCAGCCAGCGGCAGAGCATGATTGCGCTGTACCGCGTCGGCGAGGCTGAGCAGGTACTGATCGGTGAAGGCGCGGCCGAAGAGGGTTACGCCCCAGGGCAGGCCGTTGCGCATGAAGCCGGTCGGTACGGCAACCGCCGCATAGTCGAGCAGGTTCATGAAATTCGTGTAATAGCCGAGCTCGCTGTTGCGCAGCACCGGTTCGGCTTCGAGTTCGGCGAGGGTGACCGGACGCCCGATGGTGGGCGTCAGCACGCAGTCGAGGCCCGCCAGCACGCTGTCGCACACGGCCTTGAGATCCTGCAGCCTGTACTGTGCGGTGAAGGCGTCGACCGCGGTCGCGTCGGGCGCCTTTGCCAGTACATCGCGGATCACTTTCAGGACGGCATCGGGATCGCGCTCGATCAGCGCGCCGGCGACCGCATAGCGCTCGGCGACCCACGGCCCTTCGTAGAGCAGACGGGCTGCCTCCAGAAAGGGCGAAAAGTCCATCTCGACCCGTTCGCCGCCGATGGCTTCAAGCTGCGCGATCGCATCCGCGAAGAGTGCGGGCCCTTCCGTGCACCCGAAAAAGACCAGGTCCTCGTCACGGGGCACGCCAAACCGGAACGGCCGCGGGCTGCCGAACGCGCTGCCATGGTTCCACGACGGGTTGCTGCGGCTGTAGCTGTCCCGCGCATCGGGCACTGCAGTCAGCGCCATCAGCAGCGAGGCCTCGCGGGCCGTCGCGGTGAAGTAGGTGACGCAGTCCAGCGTGCGGCAGGCCGGCACCACGCCCGCCGTCGACAGCAGGCCGCGGGTGGGCTTGGTGCCGACCAGATTGTTGAGCGCCGCCGGCACCCGGCCCGAACCGGCGGTATCGGTGCCAAGCGAAAAGCTGGCGACACCCAGCGCCACCGCCAGCGACGATCCGGCACTCGATCCGCCCGACGGATAGCCGGGCAGCACCGAGTTGCGGCACGCACCGTATGGTGAGCGCGTGCCGTTGAGTCCGGTGGCGAACTGGTCGAGGTTGGTTTTGCCGAGCGGGATTGCACCGAGCGCGATC
This genomic interval from Parazoarcus communis contains the following:
- the atzF gene encoding allophanate hydrolase encodes the protein MNTLLPKHPHDLRIDTLQAAYRSGSLRPRDLIGALRARSAELNPEYRLFIHLLDESELEPYLAALDEHSPADLPLYGIPFAIKDNIDLAGVPTTAACPAFACTPSRSATLVERLIALGAIPLGKTNLDQFATGLNGTRSPYGACRNSVLPGYPSGGSSAGSSLAVALGVASFSLGTDTAGSGRVPAALNNLVGTKPTRGLLSTAGVVPACRTLDCVTYFTATAREASLLMALTAVPDARDSYSRSNPSWNHGSAFGSPRPFRFGVPRDEDLVFFGCTEGPALFADAIAQLEAIGGERVEMDFSPFLEAARLLYEGPWVAERYAVAGALIERDPDAVLKVIRDVLAKAPDATAVDAFTAQYRLQDLKAVCDSVLAGLDCVLTPTIGRPVTLAELEAEPVLRNSELGYYTNFMNLLDYAAVAVPTGFMRNGLPWGVTLFGRAFTDQYLLSLADAVQRNHALPLAGGHESALPALASVAQHDRLRVVVCGAHLKGLPLNHQLTSRGAQLIERTVSSPHYKLYALAGGLPFRPGMVRVSQGGAAIEVEVWELPAAELGTFLAGIPAPLGLGKVTLADGRQETGFICEPSGIEGATDISHFGSWRRYLENR